A single window of Nicotiana tomentosiformis chromosome 1, ASM39032v3, whole genome shotgun sequence DNA harbors:
- the LOC138906807 gene encoding uncharacterized protein, translating to MISACQSAKEIWEALQTAHGGTTQVKQSKIDMLTTEYELFRMTDDESIQDIHTRFTSVINELHFLGENIPRNRLVRKIISVLPGSWESKVNGITEAKDLQKLTIDELIGNLKTYEIKKKKDNERIDPKREKNLVLKTDKNDSSGEDADMAYLTKRFQKMVRRNGGIPKRGSSRKPRGYDLCHKCGKPGHFIKDCHLLKQDQYKHNTDKAAKRNPVPDKRFKRKDVADNIVKQALVA from the coding sequence ATGATTTCAGCATGTCAATCTGCtaaggagatctgggaagctctccaaacAGCACACGGAGGgacaactcaagtcaagcagtcGAAGATTGATATGCTAACCACAGAGTATGAGCTCTTCAGGATGACAGAtgatgagtccattcaggacataCACACTCGCTTTACCTCTGTCATCAATGAGCTTCACTTTTTGGGAGAAAACATTCCCAGGAACAGACTTGTCAGAAAAATAATTAGTGTATTACCTGGTTCCTGGGAAAGCAAAGTAAATGGTATCACGGAGGCAAAAGATCTGCAGAAgctgaccattgatgaactcattggcaatctgaaaacttatgaaataaagaagaagaaagataatGAAAGAATAGAtcccaaaagggagaagaacctggtcctcaagacagacaaaaatgactcaagtggtgaggatgctgaTATGGCTTACCTAACGAAgagatttcagaaaatggttcgcaGAAATGGCGGTATTCCAAAAAGGGGCAGCTCTAGAAAGCCAAGAGGCTATGACCTATGTCATAAGTGCGGGAAGCCAGGACATTTCATCAAGGATTGCCATCTCCTCAAGCAAGATCAATACAAACACAACACAGACAAAGcagccaagaggaacccggttcctgacaAGCGATTCAAGAGAAAAGATGTCGCTGACAATattgtgaaacaagctcttgtTGCATGA
- the LOC104118964 gene encoding cyclin-dependent kinase inhibitor 7, translated as MGDFLRKCEKIREMKVMEIGHGGSRTREDVEVISSSLSSSKRRKFDAAFNVDFSENSTSPATSVTSVHIPTNSQCSSNCHGSGEVVKSNLKSLDLKAEGFETDNSASFNGGYSENFRPIDQPNPPTEHWGDSEEMESSSTTTKKSSSAASAHRKPPSAVKVSSEAEIEEFFSAAEKREQKRFAEKYNYDIAKDVPLKGRYQWVSMKP; from the exons ATGGGTGATTTTCTAAGGAAATGCGAGAAAATCAGAGAGATGAAGGTGATGGAAATTGGACATGGAGGTTCGAGAACAAGAGAAGACGTGGAGGTTATTTCCAGTTCTTTGAGCTCAAGTAAGAGAAGAAAATTTGATGCTGCTTTTAACGTTGATTTTAGTGAGAATTCAACTTCGCCGGCTACATCTGTAACGTCCGTTCATATTCCGACGAATTCGCAGTGCTCGAGTAATTGTCATGGGTCTGGTGAAGTTGTAAAGAGTAATTTGAAATCGTTAGATCTGAAG GCCGAAGGATTCGAAACTGACAATTCAGCTTCTTTTAACGGCGGCTACAG TGAAAATTTCAGGCCAATTGATCAGCCGAATCCACCAACTGAGCATTGGGGAGACTCGGAAGAAATGGAGTCATCATCCACGACAACGAAGAAATCCTCGTCGGCCGCCAGTGCTCACCGGAAACCGCCGTCTGCTGTGAAGGTTTCATCAGAAGCGGAGATCGAAGAGTTCTTCTCAGCAGCGGAAAAGCGCGAGCAAAAAAGATTCGCAGAAAA GTACAATTACGATATCGCGAAGGACGTGCCACTAAAGGGACGTTACCAGTGGGTTAGTATGAAGCCTTGA
- the LOC104118963 gene encoding presequence protease 1, chloroplastic/mitochondrial-like → MEKAVLLRSLSSTSTLAFSRIFSRSSHRLASYSAKRHRLLQNLYRRRSLIRSNGRLLSPSLDLKRQFYPLSVRAIATSVPQSSQEFLGADDEVAEKYGFEKVSEQFIDECKSKAVLYKHKKTGAEIMSVSNDDENKVFGIVFRTPPKDSTGIPHILEHSVLCGSRKYPLKEPFVELLKGSLNTFLNAFTYPDRTCYPVASTNAKDFYNLVDVYLDAVFFPKCVEDFQTFQQEGWHYELNDPSDDITFKGVVFNEMKGVYSQPDNLLGRTSQQALFPDNTYGVDSGGDPQVIPSLSFEEFKEFHRKFYHPSNSRIWFYGDDDPNERLRILSEYLNMFDASSAPHESRVEPQKLFSEPVRIVEKYPVGEDGDLKKKHMVSLNWLLSDKPLDLETELALGFLDHLLLGTPASPLRKILLESGLGDAIVGGGIEDELLQPQFSIGLKGVAEENIQKIEELVMSTLEGLAEKGFDSDAVEASMNTIEFSLRENNTGSFPRGLALMLRSIGKWIYDMDPFEPLKYQKPLEALKARIAKEGSKAVFAPLIDQYILRNPHRVTVEMQPDPKKASREEEIEKETLDKVKASMTQEDLAELARATHELRLKQETPDPPEALKSVPSLSLQDIPREPTHVPTEVGDINGVKVLRHDLFTNDVLYAEVVFSMSSLKQELLPLVPLFCQSLLEMGTKDLDFVQLNQLIGRKTGGISVYPFTSSVRGKVEPCSKIIVRGKAMSQRTDDLFNLINRVLQDVQLNDHKRFKQFVSQSRARMENRLRGSGHSIAASRMGAKLNVAGWISEQMGGVSYLEFLKGLEDQIEKDWPQISSSLEEIRTSLLSKNGCLINLTADGKNLTNAEKHISNFLDLLPSTSLVESAAWNAQLSRSNEAIVVPTQVNYVGKAANLYEAGYELKGSAYVISNYISNTWLWDRVRVSGGAYGGFCGFDTHSGVFSFLSYRDPNLLKTLDVYDGTSNFLKELEMDDDALTKAIIGTIGDVDAYQLPDAKGYSSLLRYLLGVSEEERQRRREEILSTRLDDFKKFGDVMEAVKDKGVVVAVASPDDVEAANKERSNFLQVKKAL, encoded by the exons ATGGAGAAGGCGGTTTTACTACGCTCTCTGTCATCCACTTCCACGCTCGCCTTCTCTAGAATATTCTCACGCTCTTCACACCGACTCGCTTCTTACTCCGCTAAACGACATCGTTTACTCCAGAACCTTTACCGCCGGCGTTCACTTATCCGGAGCAACGGTCGTCTCCTATCGCCTTCGCTCGACTTGAAAAGACAGTTTTACCCTCTCTCAGTTCGAGCCATCGCTACTTCCGTCCCTCAATCCTCTCAAG AGTTTCTTGGTGCTGATGATGAAGTTGCTGAGAAATATGGGTTCGAGAAAGTATCGGAGCAGTTTATTGATGAGTGTAAATCTAAAGCTGTTTTGTACAAACACAAGAAAACCGGCGCTGAAATAATGTCGGTGTCCAATGACGATGAGAATAAAGTCTTTGGCATTGTCTTCCGGACTCCTCC GAAAGATTCTACTGGTATTCCTCATATACTGGAACATAGTGTACTTTGTGGTTCAAGGAAGTATCCGTTGAAAGAGCCCTTTGTTGAACTGTTGAAGGGAAGCTTGAATACTTTTTTGAATGCTTTCACATATCCAGATAGGACATGTTATCCTGTGGCGTCCACTAATGCAAAG GATTTCTACAACCTGGTTGACGTATACTTAGATGCTGTCTTTTTCCCTAAATGTGTGGAGGATTTCCAAACATTTCAACAAGAGGGTTGGCATTATGAACTGAATGACCCCTCAGATGACATAACTTTTAAAG GGGTTGTGTTCAATGAGATGAAGGGAGTTTATTCTCAGCCTGATAATCTACTAGGCCGAACTTCCCAGCAG GCGCTTTTTCCTGATAATACCTATGGTGTTGACAGTGGCGGTGACCCACAAGTAATTCCTAGCCTGTCTTTTGAGGAATTTAAG GAGTTCCATAGGAAATTTTACCATCCCAGCAATTCAAGGATATGGTTTTATGGAGATGATGACCCAAATGAACGTCTACGGATCTTAAGTG AGTATTTGAACATGTTTGATGCCAGTTCAGCTCCTCATGAATCAAGAGTTGAACCACAGAAACTATTTTCTGAGCCTGTCAGGATCGTAGAAAAATATCCTGTTGGAGAAGACGGGGACCTGAAAAAGAAGCACATGGTAAGCCTTAATTGGCTGCTATCTGACAAGCCACTGGATTTGGAAACTGAGCTTGCCCTAGGTTTTTTGGATCATCTGCTTTTGGGGACTCCAGCTTCTCCCTTGAGGAAGATCTTGCTAGAAAGTGGTttaggagatgctattgttggTGGAGGGATTGAGGATGAGCTCCTTCAGCCTCAGTTTAGCATTGGGTTGAAGGGTGTTGCAGAAGAGAACATTCAGAAGATTGAAGAATTGGTCATGAGTACTCTAGAAGGCTTAGCTGAGAAAGGTTTTGATTCAGATGCTGTTGAGGCATCAATGAATACAATTGAGTTTTCTCTTAGAGAAAATAACACTGGCTCATTCCCTCGTGGTTTAGCGTTGATGCTCCGCTCTATT GGTAAATGGATTTATGACATGGATCCATTTGAACCACTTAAGTATCAGAAACCCCTTGAGGCCCTGAAAGCCAGAATAGCTAAGGAAGGCTCCAAAGCTGTTTTTGCTCCTTTGATAGACCAATACATCTTGAGAAATCCACACCGTGTAACGGTTGAGATGCAG CCTGACCCAAAGAAGGCATCTCGTGAGgaagaaatagaaaaagaaaCGTTGGATAAAGTTAAAGCAAGCATGACCCAAGAGGATCTTGCTGAGCTGGCTCGGGCAACACACGAGCTACGGTTAAAGCAAGAAACTCCTGACCCGCCAGAAGCCCTAAAGAGTGTGCCCAGCCTCTCTCTACAAGATATTCCTCGAGAACCTACACATGTTCCAACAGAG GTAGGAGACATCAATGGGGTAAAAGTTTTGAGGCATGACCTCTTCACGAACGATGTTCTTTATGCTGAAGTTGTCTTCAGCATGAGCTCATTGAAGCAAGAGCTGCTACCGTTGGTCCCACTTTTCTG TCAGTCTCTGCTGGAAATGGGCACAAAGGACTTAGACTTTGTGCAGTTGAACCAGTTGATTGGAAGGAAAACTGGAGGGATATCAGTCTATCCTTTCACCTCATCGGTGCGCGGCAAAGTGGAGCCATGtagcaagataattgttcgaggCAAAGCCATGTCACAACGTACAGATGATCTATTTAACTTG ATCAATCGCGTTCTTCAAGATGTCCAACTTAATGACCATAAGCGTTTCAAGCAGTTTGTGTCTCAAAGCAGGGCCAGAATGGAG AATCGACTAAGAGGCAGTGGTCATAGCATTGCTGCTTCAAGGATGGGTGCAAAGCTCAACGTTGCCGGTTGGATATCTGAACAAATGGGTGGTGTAAG CTACTTGGAATTTCTTAAGGGCCTTGAAGACCAAATTGAGAAGGACTGGCCCCAAATATCTTCATCCCTCGAGGAGATCCGAACATCCTTACTTTCCAAGAATGGGTGTCTGATAAATTTGACAGCTGATGGGAAGAATCTCACCAACGCGGAGAAACATATTAGCAATTTTCTTGATTTGCTTCCAAGCACATCCTTAGTGGAGTCAGCTGCTTGGAATGCACAACTGTCTCGCTCAAATGAAGCTATTGTTGTTCCTACTCAG GTGaattatgttggaaaagcagcaAATCTATATGAAGCTGGTTATGAGCTTAAAGGCAGTGCTTATGTTATTTCTAATTATATTAGTAATACATGGCTGTGGGATCGTGTACGTGTTAGTGGTGGAGCTTATGGAGGATTTTGTGGTTTTGACACCCATTCAG GGGTATTCTCATTCTTATCATATCGAGACCCAAATTTGTTGAAGACACTTGATGTGTATGATGGAACGAGTAATTTCCTAAAAGAACTTGAAATGGATGATGACGCTCTCACAAAGGCAATTATTGGGACCATTGGAGATGTAGATGCTTACCAATTGCCCGATGCCAAAGGATACAGTAG TTTATTACGATATTTACTGGGAGTATCagaagaagaaaggcaaaggAGACGTGAAGAGATATTATCAACAAG GCTGGATGATTTTAAGAAATTTGGAGACGTCATGGAGGCAGTTAAAGATAAAGGGGTGGTTGTTGCTGTAGCATCACCAGATGATGTTGAGGCTGCCAACAAAGAGCGTTCCAACTTCTTGCAAGTCAAAAAAGCACTGTAA